One Myxococcota bacterium genomic window, GCGCGCGAGTGTAGGATCTGCCCGCGATGCGCGCGTGGGTCGTCGAGCAGCCGGGCCCGATCGAGACCAGCCCGCTGGCGCGCCGCGATCTGCCCGAGCCCGAGCCGGGCCCGGGCGAGATCGTGGTCGAGGTCGACGTGTGCGGCGTGTGTCGCACCGACCTGCACGTGGCCGAGGGCGAGCTCGCGAGAAAGCGCCCGGCGATCGTGCCCGGTCACCAGATCGTGGGCCGGGTCTGCGCGCGCGGCGCCGGCGCGCACCGCTTCGCAGCGGGCGCGCGCGTGGGCGTGGCCTGGCTGTGGCGCGCGTGCGGAGTGTGCGCGCAGTGCCGCGCGGGCGCCGAGAACCTGTGCCGCGACCCGCGCTTCACCGGCTGGGACGAGCACGGGGGCTACGCCGAGCGCGTGCGCGTGCCCGAGGACTTCGCCTACGCGCTGCCCGAGTCACTCGCCGACCAGGCGGCCGCGCCGCTCTTGTGCGCGGGCATCATCGGCTACCGCGCGCTCCGGCGCAGCGGCGTGCGGCCCGGCGGCACGCTCGGCCTGTACGGCTTCGGCTCGTCGGCGCACATCGCCCTGCAGGTCGCCAGACACTGGGGCGTGCGCGTGTTCGTCGTGACTCGCGAGGCGACGCACCGCGCGCTGGCGCTGCGGCTCGGAGCCGAGTGGGCCGGCGACCTGGGCGAGCGTCCGCCCGAGAAGCTCGGCGCCGCGGTGAATTTCGCGCCGGTGGGGACGCTCGTGCCGCCGGCGCTCGAGGCGCTCGCGCCCGGCGCCACGCTCGCCTGCGCCGGCATCCACATGAGCGCGGTGCCCGCGCTCGACTACCAGAAACACCTGTTCGAGGAGCGCTCACTCACCAGCGTGACCGCCAACACTCGCGCCGACGGGCGCGAGCTGCTGGAGCTGGCCGCGCGCATTCCGCTGCGCCCCGAGACCACGGTGTTCGCGTTCGCACAGGCCAACGAGGCCCTGCGCGCCTTGAAGCAGGGACTCATTGCGGGCTCGGGGGTGCTGCGGGTTCGGGTCTGACGTCCGAGCCACGCTCCCGCTCGCGTTCCGCCTCCAGCTCCACCTCGCGCATCGTGCGCAGCAGGTTCTCGCCCAGCACCTTGGTCACGACCGCCTCCGACCAGCCGCGCCGGAGCAGGCCCTGGGTGATGTTGGGCAGCAGGTTCACCTCGTCGAGCCCGACCGGGAAGCTGACCACGCCGTCGAAGTCCGAGCCCAGGCCCACGTGGTCCTCACCCGCCACGCGCAGCGCGTGGTCGAAGTGGTCGAGCAGCTTCTCGAGCGACCCCTGCGGCACCGGGTCCTTGGCCGCGATCTGCTTCATGCCGTCGCCCAGCTTCCGGAAGTCACCGCCCGACGAGTCACGCAGCGCCGCGAGCTCGGCGCCGTGGCGCGTGAACCAGTCGGCGATCTTCACGGCCGCGTCCGGGTCGGTGTAGCCCGGGTAGTAGTTGATCATCACCACGCCGCCCTTGGCCGCCAGCGCGCGCAGCATGTCGTCGGTCAGGTTGCGCGGGTGGTCGAAGACCGCGCGGCACGAGGAGTGACTCGCGATCACCGGCGCTTGCGAGGCTTTGAGCGCGTCCCAGAAGGTCTGGTCCGAGACGTGCGACACGTCGACCATCATGCCCAGCCGGTTCATCTCGTGGACCACCTCCACGCCGAAGGGCGTGAGCCCGCCGTGACCCGGCGGCAGCGGCTGCCCGGTGCCGGCCGAGTCCGCCCACGAGATGTGGAACGAGTGAGTGAGCGTCATGTAGCGCACGCCCAGCCGGTAGAAGTCGCGCAGCACCGAGAGCTTCTCCTCGATCATGTGGCCGCCTTCGACGCCCATGAGCGAGACCAGCTTGCCCTCGGCCACCCCGCGGCGGATCCCCGCCACGTCGGTCGCCACCACCAGGTCGTTGGGATAGCGCCGGGCCAGCTCCCACACGGCGTCGATCCGTTCCATGGCCTCGCGGATCGCCCGGCCATCGCCCTGCACGTTCCCGACCCAGATCGACCAGAACTGCACGTCGAGCCCGCCCTCCCGGGCCCGCGGCAGGTCGATCCGCACGTCGGACTTGTCGTGCCGGGCGGCGAAGTCGAAGGCCGGGTCCTGGAAGCGCGGGGTGGTGTCGGCGTGTGTGTCGACCACGATCGCCGCGCGGTGCAGGCGGGCGGCGCGCGCGTCGGGGTCCTCGGCGAGCGGGTGGTCGCAGCCCATTCCCAGGCAGACGGCCAGCAGTCCGAACGCAGCTCGACGGGTCACAGAGCGCACCTCCTCTTTCGGGTATCATGCGCCGCGCGGGAGGGGACTCGCATGACGGCACCCAACTGGAACTTCGGTGACATCCTGGACGGGCTCGACGCGGCGCTCGACGGCGACGCGCCGGCGCTGATCCACGGCGACCAGACGATCTCGTGGCGCGAGCTCGGCCGGCGCTCGAACAACCTGGCGCGCGCGCTCCAGGCGCGCGGCGCGCAGCCCGGCGACAAGGTCGCCTTCTACCTGCGCAACCGCCCGGAGTACAGCGAGTCGCTCGCGGCCTGCTTCAAGGCGCGGCTGGTGCACGTGAACGTGAACTACCGCTATCTCGACGAGGAGCTGCGCTACATCATCGACAACTCGGACGCGAAGGTCGTGATCTTCGACTCCGAGTTCTCCGACCGCGTGCAGCTGCTCAAGCCCAGGCTGCCGCACGTGGCGGCCTGGGTGCAGGTCGGCGACGGGCCGCAGATCGGCGAGCCCTACGAGTCACTCGCGGAGTCGGGCGACGGCCGGCCGCTCGGCCTGCGCCGCAGCGGCGAGGATCTGCTGTTCCTGTACACCGGCGGGACCACCGGCATGCCCAAGGGCGTGATGTGGGCGGCGAATGACCTGTGGCACGCGCTCGGCGCGGGCGCGAACTCGCCGGCCAACGCCGGCGTCGCCCCGGCCACGCTCGAAGAGCACGTCGCGAACGCGGCCAAGCTCGGCGGAGTGACTCGTCAGATCCCGTGCTGCCCGTTGATGCACGGCACGGGCCTCTTCACCGCGATCGGCACGCTGGTCTCCGGCGGCTGCGTGATCACGCTCGCCGGCAACAAGTTCGACTCCGCGGAGCTGTTCGACACGGTCGAGAAGCACGGCGCGAACTCACTGGTGATCGTCGGCGACGCGTTCGCCAAGCCCATGCTGAACGCGCTCGAGGAGAACCCCGGCCGCTGGGACCTGTCGAGCGTGAAGCTGATCGTGTCGTCCGGGGTCATGTGGAGCACCGAGGTCAAGAAGGGCCTGCTCAAGCACCACGGCGGCATGCTGCTCACCGACTCGTTCGGCTCCTCGGAAGCCGTGGGCTTCGGCGTCTCGGTCATGTCCGCGGCCGGCGAGGTGCGCACCGCGAAGTTCACGATCGGGGACCGCTGCAAGGTGTTCACCGAGGACCACCGCGAGGTCGCGCCCGGCTCGGGCGAGAAGGGCTTCGTGGCGCGCAGCGGCCCGATCCCGGTCGGCTACTACAAGGACGCGGAGAAGACCGCGAAGACCTTCCCCACGATCAACGGCGTGCGCTACTCCATCCCGGGCGACTGGTGCATCGTGGAGGCCGACGGCACGCTCACGCTGCTCGGCCGCGGCAGCGCGTGCATCAACTCGGCGGGCGAGAAGATCTACCCCGAAGAGGTCGAGGAGGCGCTGAAGACGCACCCCGACGTCGAGGACGCGCTGGTGGTGGGCGTGCCGGACGACCGCTGGGGCAACGCCGTGGTGGGCGTGGTGCAGCTGCGCGGCGGCGCCGTGGCCGACGAGGAGAAGCTGCGCGCGCACGTGAAGGAGCGCCTGGCGGGCTACAAGGTGCCCAAGCGCGTCTTCCCGGTGCCCGCGATGTTCCGCGCGCCCAACGGCAAGGCCGACTACAAGTCGGCACAGGCCTTCGCCGCCGGGCAGTACGCGCCGTGAGGCGCGCGGCGGCGCTCGGGCTCGGGCTCTGCCTGCTGGCTTCGGCGGCCCGCGCGGGCGGCGACCCGACCGCGATCGTGCGCGAGGTCGGCGAACGCTTCGGGAAAGCCTGCGGCGCTCACGACGTGAAGGCGGTGCTCGCACTCTACCGCGCCGACGCGCGCGTGGTGTACCCGCTGGCGGGCGAGAGCGCGGCGGACCCCAAGGCGCTCGAGAAGCTGGTGTCTGAGACCTGCGGCCAGGACGGCCCCAAGCTCGAGCTCGTGGGCTACAAGGCGGTCTGGGTCGACGCGAGTCACACGGTGATCGCGTCGCTCGGCGACTGGAACATGACCGCGCCCGGACCGGACGGGAAGCCCGCGGTGACTCCGATCCGCGCGACCGAGGTGATCGTCAAGACCAAGGGCGGCTGGAAGTACGTCGTCGACCACGCCTCGATCGGAGCGACTCCGCCGCCTCCCGCGAAGTGAGCGAAGCGCCCTACGCGCCACCGGCGGCCGAGCTGGGCGCGGGCGGCGGAGCGCGCCCGTTCGCCCCGTTCTTCGCGGTGAGTCAGCCGAAGCTCCTGCTGCTGTCACTCACCACGCTCGGTCTCTACGAGTTCTGGTGGCTGCACCGGAACTGGCTGGCGTTTCGCGAGCGCTCGGACCGGCGCATCAGCGCGTTCTGGCGCACGTACCTCGCCTTCCCGTTCTTCATCTACCCGCTGCTCGCGCGCATCGAGCGCGAGGGCAGGGCGCACGGCCTGCGCATGGCCGTGCCGGCCTGGCTGTGCGCCGCGCTGTACGTGCTGATCTACGTGCCCGTGCGGCTCAGCGTGGTCGGGGTGTTCGTGCCGAGCATTCCGCTCATGCCGGCCAACGCGCTCCTTGCCAGGCTCAACCAGACGCTCGAGCCCCGCGCTCCAGCGCGGGTGCGCTGGAGCTGGCTCGACGTGAGCTGGGTGTGTCTCGTGGGCGCCGGGGCCGCGCTCGCCGTGCTGGGCTCGTTCAGAGCCGCTCGATGATCGTCCCCGTGCCCAGGCCGCCGCCGCAGCACATCGAGATCAGGCCGTAGCGGCCGCCCGTGCGCTCCAGCTCGTGGAGCGCGGTCGTGATCAGCCGCGCGCCGGTGCAGCCGGTCGGATGGCCGATCGCGATCGCGCCGCCGTTCGGGTTCACGCGGTCCTCGACGGGCTTCACTTCCTTCATCCACGCGAGCACGACCGAAGCGAACGCCTCGTTCACCTCGTAGACCGACATGTCCTCGATCTTGAGCCCCGCGCGCGACAGCACCTTGCGCGTGGCCGGGATCGGGCCCTTCAGCATGGTGACCGGGTCGCAGCCCACCAGCACCGAGTCGACGATGCGCGCGCGCGGCTTCACGCCCAGTCGCTTCACCCCCTCGGCCGAGGCCAGGATCACGGCCGCGGCGCCGTCACTCACCTGCGAGGAGGTGCCGGCGGTGTGCAGGCTCTGGCCGGCCACGGGCTCGAGCGCGGCGAGCTTCTCGAGCGAGGTCTTGCGCAGGCCCTCGTCGCGCGTCACGCGCACGATCTCGCCGGTCGGCTTGCCTTCCTTGTCGACGCCGGGCGCCGACACGGGGATGACCTCGCGTTCGAAGCGCTTCTCGTCCCACGCGCGGTTGGCGAGCTCCTGGCTGCGCAGGCCGAAGCGGTCGACGTCGGCGCGCGTGATGCCGTACTCGTTGCCGATCATCTGTGCGCCGGCGAACTGCGAGGTCGGCTGGTAGTGCTCCATGTAGCTCTTGGGGATCGGCATGCCGCCCTTCATGGCGGCCCCCAGCGGCACGCGGCTCATCATCTCGAGGCCGCACGCCAGCGCGATCTCCTCGAGGCCGGAGCCGACCAGGCCGGCGGCCAGGGTGGTCGCCTGCTGGCTGCTGCCGCACTGGGAGTCGACCGTGGTCGACGCCACGTCCATCGGCAGGCCCTTCGAGAGCCAGGCGATGCGCGCGATGTTGAAGGTCTGCTCGCCCACCTGCGAGACGCAGCCGCCGACGACCTGGCCGATCGCCTCGGCCGGAACGCCGCTGCGGTCGAGCGCCGCCTTCTGGACCGTTCCCAGCAGGTCGGCGGGGTGCATTCCCGCCAGCCCTCCGCCGCGCCGGCCGATTGGACTTCGCACTGCCTCGACGATGTAGACTTCGCGCAACGTGGTGACCCCCTTGGTTGGTCGGGCAATCTACACGCCGGGGGCCAGGGGACTCAAGGCGCCAGCCAGGGGCATCACAGACGGGCGCAGGCGGTTGTGGGCCGACGTGGCGCGCGTAATCATCACGACCCCGCCCTAGACGGAGGTCCCCAGGGGCGCTGCATCGAGCGCCTCGGGGAACACGCAAAGAGGTAATGGCACAAGACGACGGGCATTCGGACGGGCCAGCGAACGGAAGCTCCTCGGGCCCCCAGCGGCCCAAACGACGCCTCGATTCGGTAGTGATTCGCTTCGCGGGTGACTCCGGCGACGGCATGCAGCTCACCGGGACCGAGTTCACTCGCACCGCGGCGCTCTACGGGAACGACATTGCGACCTTCCCGGACTTCCCGGCGGAGATTCGCGCGCCCGCGGGCAGCCTCGCCGGCGTGTCGGGCTTCCAGCTGCAGTTCTCGTCCAACGAGATCTTCACCGCGGGCGACGCGCCCGAGGTGCTGGTGGCGATGAACCCGGCCGCGCTGCGCACGAACCTGGCCGATCTCGAGCCCGGCGGGCTCCTGATCGTGAACACGGGTGCGTTCAAGGCCAAGAACCTGGAGCTCGCCGGCTACGAGAGGAGCCCGCTCGACGACGGGAGTCTCTCGAAGTACCGCGTGATCCCGATCGACTTCACCAAGCACGTGACCACCGCGCTCACCGGCACGGGCATGTCGAGCCGCGACATCGCGCGCACCCAGAACTTCTTCGCGCTGGGCATCCTGTTCTGGATGTACGGGCGCAATCCCGAGCCCGAGATCGAGTCGATCAAGAAGAAGTTCAGCAAGAACGCGCAGCTCTCCGACGCCAACGTGAAGGTGTTCCAGGCCGGCTACCACCTGGGCGAGACACTCGAGCTGTTCGACGCGCGCTACGAGGTGCCGCCGGCGAAGCTCGAGCACGGTCACTACCGCAACATCACCGGCAACGAGGCCACGGCGCTCGGGCTGGTGACTGCGGCCAAGCTGGCCAACCTGCCGCTCCTGTACGCGAGCTACCCGATCACCCCGGCGTCCGACGTGCTGCACAACCTGGCGGGCTACGCGCGCTACGGCGCGACCACCTTCCAGGCCGAGGACGAGATCGCGGCCGTGGGCGCGGCGATCGGCGCGTCGTTCGGCGGCGCGATCGGAGTCACCGGCACGTCCGGCCCCGGCTTCGCGCTGAAGCAGGAGGGCATCGGGCTGGCGGTGGCGGTCGAGCTGCCGCTCGTGGTGGTGAACGTGCAGCGCGCGGGCCCGTCGACGGGCATGCCGACCAAGACCGAGCAGGCCGACCTCCTGCAGGCGATCGTGGGCCGCAACGGCGAGTCACCGATCGCGGTGGTCGCGCCCGCCACGCCCGCCGAGTGCTTCGACATCGCGATCGAGGCCGTGCGCCTGGCGGTCGAGCACATGTGCCCGGTGGCGTATCTCTCGGA contains:
- a CDS encoding zinc-dependent alcohol dehydrogenase family protein, with amino-acid sequence MRAWVVEQPGPIETSPLARRDLPEPEPGPGEIVVEVDVCGVCRTDLHVAEGELARKRPAIVPGHQIVGRVCARGAGAHRFAAGARVGVAWLWRACGVCAQCRAGAENLCRDPRFTGWDEHGGYAERVRVPEDFAYALPESLADQAAAPLLCAGIIGYRALRRSGVRPGGTLGLYGFGSSAHIALQVARHWGVRVFVVTREATHRALALRLGAEWAGDLGERPPEKLGAAVNFAPVGTLVPPALEALAPGATLACAGIHMSAVPALDYQKHLFEERSLTSVTANTRADGRELLELAARIPLRPETTVFAFAQANEALRALKQGLIAGSGVLRVRV
- a CDS encoding dipeptidase; protein product: MTRRAAFGLLAVCLGMGCDHPLAEDPDARAARLHRAAIVVDTHADTTPRFQDPAFDFAARHDKSDVRIDLPRAREGGLDVQFWSIWVGNVQGDGRAIREAMERIDAVWELARRYPNDLVVATDVAGIRRGVAEGKLVSLMGVEGGHMIEEKLSVLRDFYRLGVRYMTLTHSFHISWADSAGTGQPLPPGHGGLTPFGVEVVHEMNRLGMMVDVSHVSDQTFWDALKASQAPVIASHSSCRAVFDHPRNLTDDMLRALAAKGGVVMINYYPGYTDPDAAVKIADWFTRHGAELAALRDSSGGDFRKLGDGMKQIAAKDPVPQGSLEKLLDHFDHALRVAGEDHVGLGSDFDGVVSFPVGLDEVNLLPNITQGLLRRGWSEAVVTKVLGENLLRTMREVELEAERERERGSDVRPEPAAPPSPQ
- a CDS encoding acyl-CoA synthetase, with protein sequence MTAPNWNFGDILDGLDAALDGDAPALIHGDQTISWRELGRRSNNLARALQARGAQPGDKVAFYLRNRPEYSESLAACFKARLVHVNVNYRYLDEELRYIIDNSDAKVVIFDSEFSDRVQLLKPRLPHVAAWVQVGDGPQIGEPYESLAESGDGRPLGLRRSGEDLLFLYTGGTTGMPKGVMWAANDLWHALGAGANSPANAGVAPATLEEHVANAAKLGGVTRQIPCCPLMHGTGLFTAIGTLVSGGCVITLAGNKFDSAELFDTVEKHGANSLVIVGDAFAKPMLNALEENPGRWDLSSVKLIVSSGVMWSTEVKKGLLKHHGGMLLTDSFGSSEAVGFGVSVMSAAGEVRTAKFTIGDRCKVFTEDHREVAPGSGEKGFVARSGPIPVGYYKDAEKTAKTFPTINGVRYSIPGDWCIVEADGTLTLLGRGSACINSAGEKIYPEEVEEALKTHPDVEDALVVGVPDDRWGNAVVGVVQLRGGAVADEEKLRAHVKERLAGYKVPKRVFPVPAMFRAPNGKADYKSAQAFAAGQYAP
- a CDS encoding DUF4440 domain-containing protein, with translation MRRAAALGLGLCLLASAARAGGDPTAIVREVGERFGKACGAHDVKAVLALYRADARVVYPLAGESAADPKALEKLVSETCGQDGPKLELVGYKAVWVDASHTVIASLGDWNMTAPGPDGKPAVTPIRATEVIVKTKGGWKYVVDHASIGATPPPPAK
- a CDS encoding steroid 3-ketoacyl-CoA thiolase yields the protein MREVYIVEAVRSPIGRRGGGLAGMHPADLLGTVQKAALDRSGVPAEAIGQVVGGCVSQVGEQTFNIARIAWLSKGLPMDVASTTVDSQCGSSQQATTLAAGLVGSGLEEIALACGLEMMSRVPLGAAMKGGMPIPKSYMEHYQPTSQFAGAQMIGNEYGITRADVDRFGLRSQELANRAWDEKRFEREVIPVSAPGVDKEGKPTGEIVRVTRDEGLRKTSLEKLAALEPVAGQSLHTAGTSSQVSDGAAAVILASAEGVKRLGVKPRARIVDSVLVGCDPVTMLKGPIPATRKVLSRAGLKIEDMSVYEVNEAFASVVLAWMKEVKPVEDRVNPNGGAIAIGHPTGCTGARLITTALHELERTGGRYGLISMCCGGGLGTGTIIERL
- a CDS encoding 2-oxoacid:acceptor oxidoreductase subunit alpha, which produces MIRFAGDSGDGMQLTGTEFTRTAALYGNDIATFPDFPAEIRAPAGSLAGVSGFQLQFSSNEIFTAGDAPEVLVAMNPAALRTNLADLEPGGLLIVNTGAFKAKNLELAGYERSPLDDGSLSKYRVIPIDFTKHVTTALTGTGMSSRDIARTQNFFALGILFWMYGRNPEPEIESIKKKFSKNAQLSDANVKVFQAGYHLGETLELFDARYEVPPAKLEHGHYRNITGNEATALGLVTAAKLANLPLLYASYPITPASDVLHNLAGYARYGATTFQAEDEIAAVGAAIGASFGGAIGVTGTSGPGFALKQEGIGLAVAVELPLVVVNVQRAGPSTGMPTKTEQADLLQAIVGRNGESPIAVVAPATPAECFDIAIEAVRLAVEHMCPVAYLSDGSLANGAEPWQLPDPEDLEPIRASFRTDPENFAPFLRDARLVRPWAIPGTPGLEHRIGGIEKEDVSGNISYDPENHEHMVLTRQAKIDRIADRLPPAEIDGPASGDVLVVGWGGTFGALRQATLQLRAEGHAVGHLHLRYLNPLQSNVGELLRRYRRVVVAELNRGQLRSLLRDKYLVDARGLNKIQGKPFKVREVVEAVRKLLSPSAGVREGLHS